Within Pseudomonas tructae, the genomic segment ATGTGCTTGAGCAGGTCGGCGTACTGACTCAGGTGCGCAGACAAGGTTTTGTTGAAGTTGTCGTGGTAGGTGTTGGCATTGGCGTATTTTGAGGTGATGGACTGGAGCATGTTTTTCAAGCGCTCTTCCTGGGAGTTGAACGAAGACTGCCAGGCATTGAAGCGCGCGGTATCGATTTCATGAGGTTTAGGTGGCTTGGGCGGCTTCGACGCAGACGGCAGACTGTTTCGAATAGCCAGAACAGGCGTGTTATCCAGATACACCGCCCAGCCACCACTGCCGTTACTACTCAGGCAATGATCAGGCAAGCCCAGCGCGCGCTGCCAATTGCGCGCCTCGTCTTCAGTCATCGGCGCGGCACCGGGAATTGGAACCAATTGACTCGGTGCGTTCTGGAAGCTGCTGATGAGTGAGTCAAGCTGCCTCTGAAACTCATCGCGCTTGAATTTTATTTTCTTTCCGTCTTTGTCAGCCTCGAAGTAGTCACTCATCTTGCTGGTGATCTGATCGGTAAACGCAGCATAAAACCTGGTGTAAACATCGAGTACATGCTGGTAAACGCTCAAGTAGTCATCGCGGATCACCCCAATCAAATCGATCAACTTGTCGAAGAACGGTAGCGTGCTTTGTGTCCCCAGGCCCAACATCTCAGGCAGGGTGGCGTTCAGCATGGCCTGCGAACTTTGCTGATGCGCATGCAGTTGTGCCTGTTGCACCGGGGCCAGGCCAGCACTGCAACAGTCGGCAATGCGTGCGAATACCCGCAACTCCTGTTGGGCAAACGCCATTCGCACCTGACGCGCCTCCCCTTGCACGCCAGGATGCAGATGACGCACCAGTTGCCCCACTGAACACGCCAGTATCTGTTGCCGCGCAGGATTCGCGCCAGTCAATTCGGGGGCTTGTGGCCGACGCGGCACAGGCTGTTGCTCAGCGGCTGACGCGACTGTCGTCGATGATTGGAAACTCTTGCTCGGTACGACTTGCATCGTTTTCCCCTCAACGAACAGTAATAGCCGCCGCGCGCGACTGCATGATCTGCATGAAGATTTCCATGATCTTGTTCAGCAGGCTGGCATCTGCCGAATCCTTCTGAGCGGTCTCATCGGACAAGCCCTTGCCCAGACGGGCCTGGCCTTGCTGACGGGCCTCCTCGGCCCTGGCGGTCGACTCGAAGGTGCGCAAGATGCCGCCCACCGCCTGGCCCAGCACACCGGCCATGGTCGACAGTTGCTGGCCGACGGTTTGCAACCTACCGTTGCGCTGCTCGCTCATGGCACTGTTCCAGTCGGCAAGACGCGACTGCTTTTCTGCCTTGACGATCTCGCTGTCGAGCCTGGCCAGTTCCTGGGGGTCCGGCTGATTGCCACGCACCTGAAGATCATGGCGCTGCAAACGCAAATCGCTCGCTAAATTCTGCGCATCCATGGCGCTTTGCTTGTTGGTGTTGATGTCCTGGTGCCGCCCCTCCATACCCTGGAAACTTTTCGAAGCCCCCAGCGATGAAACCGTACACACCACGGCACCTGCGGCAATTGCGCTGTACATTTGCATCATGCCGGCCTCTCGAATCGCCTCGGCCTGCGCTACGGTCGCTGTGGCCTCGATGGCGATAAAGACCCCCTTCAAGGTGGCATTGACCTGCCGGGCAACGTTCTGCGCGATGATGAACTGAATCAGCACATTGACATGCTTTTCCCAGGCGCCAGGGTCAAACGCCAGGCCGTCACGCGCTTGCTGGTCCAGCGACAACTTGAATGCCTGCAGTACGATGGCCTTGTCCTCCAGTGTCCAGTCCTCGGTATCGAGCAGTGCTTGAACCTGAGCTGCATCCGCTATCGGTATGGGGGGATAGCGCAGGCCTTGCACTTGGTTGTCCAGATTCAAGCCTGGCAGCCCGTGGGCAATCGGCGCTTTGGCCAAGGTTGCAGAAAATGTGATTTCAGACGGCAACGGCGGTCGTGTTTCTGACACAGTACTTATCGACATAACTCACACCTCAAATACGTTGACTGATGAATCGACCCACGTCAGCCTGACGCTGCAGGTCATTGAAAAGCCGCTCCACTTCCGTGGTGCGTTGTTTGAGCGCCTCGCCGTAACGCTCGGTCACCTCACCCAGGTACTGGACGATCAACTCGACCTGGGCTTGGGCCAAATGCGCCTCGGCCTGATGCTCGGCGATCTGTTTCTGCTGTACACCGATGCCCACTTGCAGCCCCGACTCGACCAGGCTGCCCCCCAGCTGGATACCTTCAAGGGCCATCTCGACCCGGGTAGAGAAGCGGGCCAAGGACACACTGTCCGTTCCCACCCCCACCGCCGTGCGCATCGACTGCCCAAGGCTGGCGCTGGCGGAACTGGCAGCCTGGCGCAGGGCCTGCACGCCATTGGAGGCGGCTTGCGGGAGCATGGCGCCAAGCTTTGCACCGACCTTTGATGCAATACTGCTGGCCAGGCTGCCGGCAGCGCTGGCCGCCAGGGCCACTGCAACCGTGGTGGCAACCACTGTCGCAATCATTGCGGCAACCTCGGCAACCTTGCGCGCCTGATCACCGAACCCGAGCGCCTTCAATTGCGCGGCATACAGTTCGGTAAAGACCTTCATCATGAACTGCATGACTTCCATCAACGGCTCCATGGCCTTGGCCATGAACGAGTTGCCGGTCGCCTTTTCGACAAGCATGTCGGTCAGGGTCAAGCCCAGGCCCACTGCCGCCACCACCACCTTGGCCGACACCGCCGACGTGGCGGCCGCGCCCGCAGCGGTGCCTGCGGCCGTACCCGCCGCCGCGCCTCCACCGGCTGCGGCAGTGCCCGCCCCTGCCGCGACAACGCCACCACCGGCGACAGCAGCCCCCGCCCCCGCAGTTGCTACCACCAGCACGGCAGCGGCAATCGCTACGCCGACCCACTTGAAAATGCACCCCAGGGCGTTGCCACGCTCGGCCTTGCGCGCCTCTTCTTCGAGCTTTTCCTGCTGGGCGGCCTGGATGGTCTGATACAGCTCGCGGTTGGCCAGCTCTTTTTCCTCCGCCGCCTCGCCAAGCAGCTCGATGACCTGCAAACGAAGCAGCAACGCCCGGGCAATCAAGGAATCCAGTGGCGTGTTGGGTTGCTTGCCCGCGCTGCCACCAAAGGAAGACTCTGCGACCTGCGCCTCAAGTTCGATTGCTCGTGCACCAAGCTGCTCCACCTGGGCAACCAGCTGACGCTGACGCTCAACGGCGGTGTTCATTGCTTGCTGTTGCGTCTGGACCTGCCCACGCAAGCCATTCAACACCTCTAGCTCCTGTTGGTACTCAGCAGACTCAGGCGATAGCCCAGCCAGGCGCTCTTCGCTTTGACGAAGCAGTTGCCGGGTCTGCTCCAACTGCGCCGCCAACTGCTCCAGTTGACCTTGCCCTTGCTCGGCCTGCCCCTGGGCCTGTTCGAGCGCCTGCACTGCGGCAGCGAATTCAGCAGACAATTGCTCCAGCGCTTTTTGCCGAGCTCCATTGCGGTCCTGCAGCATCGACAGTTGCAGCTTGAGCTTGTGATTACCCACCTCGCCCAGCAGCGCATTGACGCTTGCCATCAACTCGATGAAGGTGGCCTGGCTGTCGACGTGGCTGCGCGGTGCTGCCAACTGTGGTCGGCCAGCGATCGCTTGAGTGCTGCCGGTGTACTGCACCGCCGCCAGGGCCTGGGTGGCGATGTGGCGAAACTCCAGGGTTTGCGCAGCAATGCCGGCAGCCGCGCGGTAATCCGCAGACGGTTCAGGTATTGGCTCACGGGCAGCCTTGAAGAGTGCTGATATGTCCATGCCCATTACTCCTTATCGTTATCGTGCAATTGATCCAGTGCCTGCAGACAAGCGTGGGCCTGAGCCTGCAACAGGCTGTCCGCGCTATAGCCCAACACATAGTTGAAACAGCGTCGGGCCTTGCCGGGCTTGCCCAAGGCGAGCTGACATTGACCGGCAAAGAACATCGGCCGGCAGTCCTTGTCGTCTTGCAACAAGGCCACGCTGTAAAGGTCGATGGCCTTGGTATAGTCTTTCTTGAGTTGGTGCACGGCCGCCAAACCGGTCCAGTACTGACTGTTGTGGAAGTCGTAGATGCACAGGAAATGGAAGACCTTGCCGGCATCGTCCAGGCGCCCCTGCTCATAGAAGCGGTAGGCAAAGGCATAGAGGTTGTCCATGTGCCCATCACTGAGGCCATGGATGTCGCGTAACGTCGCCCCGGCCATTACCGCATCGGCAATACCCAGTGCTACATCTTCGTCCAGCGTTTCGCCGTCGTTCATCGAACCACTCCTTCAAGCCAACCCAGGTATTGGGCCCGAGCCTTGCGGCAAGTGCTGCCAAATAACGCTCATCGCGCCTACTCAGGCTTGCTCTACCTGCTCAAGCCACACCAGCAGGCGCAGTACTTGCTCGACTTCCTCTACCTGCAGGAAGCTGTAGCGCCGGTGGGTCTTGAAAATGCGTCGAGCCAATTGGATGTCGGTAATCACCGGCACCCCCACGCGCTCGGCATAGGCACGCACCGCCAGCGCGCGCTGGTTGGTTTCGATCACGGAAATGAACGGCAGCAGACTGACCTCTGGGCGAAAGTAGATGCCGATGGCGATGTGGGTCGGGTTGGCAAGGATCATTCGCGAGTTGCGCACGTCCGAGCGCACCTGCTCATTGAGCAGTTCCTGATGCAACTGCCGGCGCTTGCCCTTGATCTGCGGATCGCCGTCCTGCTCCTTGTGCTCGCGCTTGACCGAATGCAGGTCCATCATCATCTCGCGCATGAACAGCCAGTACTCAAGCAGCGCATCGATCAGCACAACCACCAGCACGCAGCCCAGGATCAATACAAACAGCGCCAGCAGCAGCTCACCCCAGATCGACAACAACGCCAGTGGCGAGGCGTGCAACTGGGCAAACAACAGCGGCCGGTAGTTCCACCAGAGCAGGCACAGGGCCACGGCGAAACACAGCAAGTAGAGCAGCGCTTTGACGCTGTCCTTGACTGTGCGCAGGCTGAATAGCTTCTTGAAACCATTGATCGGGTTCAGGGCGCCCAGGTTGAGTTTCAGCGCTTCGCTGGCCAGACGAAAACCACTTTGCGCAAGGGCTGGCAACGCGCTACCCAGAATGCACACCAGCACCATCGGCAGGATCAGCTCAAGGGCCAGGCGCAACAGGCTGGCCGAGTACCGGGCCAGGTCATCTTCCAGACCACCTGCAAGCAAGCGCCGGTACACCTCCATGATCTCCAGCAGGCGCGCATCGTTGAGCATGAACGCCAACCCCACCAGCAACATGCAACTGGTCAGCAGGTCGCGGGCCTTGAAGGTCTGGCCTTTGCGTGCGGCATCGCGCAGGCGTTTGGCCGTGGGCTTTTCGGTTTTCGAGGCACTGGAAGACATCAAGGCTGCTCTTGAATGTAGTGGGCAAGGCTTGCTGTCGCACCCGTCATGCGCAGGATTTCATCCGGCAGGTGGTTACCGAAGTACAGCAACAGCACCACCAGGGCCACCACTGTCTTGACCGTCAGCGATACCGAAAACGCATTCATTTGCTGGGCATAGCGCGACAGCAAGCCAAGCAGTGCCTCGCTGATCAGCAGGGCCGCCACCACAGGCGCACTGAGGGCCAGAGTGCGGGCCAGCACAGCATCGAGAAAGCGGGCTATCGCCTGCAGGGAGAACGCGCAGGTGCGGCCCGGGTCGCACAATCGATAGCTCAGTTCGATGGCTTCGAGCATCAGCAACAAACCGCCGCCCTGCAGGTAGATGACGGCAGCGAACAACTGCAGAAAACTCGCAAGCTCCGAGTTATCGACACCATTGGCCGGGTCAATGACGTTACTGATCATCGCCCCGCGCTGGTTGTCGAGCAGATTGCCCATGGCATGCAGGACCCAGAACGGCCAGCACAACAGGCACCCCAGGACGATACCGACGCCGGCTTCGCGCAGCATCAAGGCGAAAAACGCCAGGCTGTCGAGTGCCGGGAGCTGTTCGCCTATCAGCGGCGTCAAGGCCAGCGCCAGCAAGACCATCACCGCCTGGCGCGGCGCGCCGGTCAACACCCCGCTGTTAAGAAACGGCAGCATGAAAAACAGCGGCGCCAGCCGCGCCACCCCCAGCAACGCCAGGGCAAACAGGTTGTACAACTCGAAAAACAGCAGCGCGCCCATCAGCGCAAGGCCAGGTGCAGGACTTCACGACTAAAACCCAGCAGAGTTTCACCGTACCAGCCCGACAACAGGAACAGGCACAACGACACCGCCAGCAACTTGAAGCCGAAAGGCAAGGTCTGCTCCTGCAGTTGCGTCACGGTCTGGAACAACCCCACCAAAAGCCCCACCACCGTGGCCACCACCACTGGCCAGGCGACCATCAGCAGGATCAGGTACAAGGTCTTGTTGCCGGCATACACCAGTTCGTCCATGGGCCGCTATCCGCGCACAGCCAGGTACTGCTCGACCAGCCCGGTGGACAACAGGGCCCAGCCATCGAGGGCGACAAACAGCACCAGCTTGATCGGCACCGAAATAATCACCGGACTCATCATCATCATACCCAGGGCCAGCAACAGGCTGGAGATCACCAGGTCGACGATGACAAACGGCAGATACAAGTAGAAACCGATCTTGAATGCACTCTTGATTTCGCTCAGTGCATAGGCCGGCAACAGGGCGAACAAGGAGGGCTCGAGCGGCTCGTCATGCCAATCTTCAGCGTGCTGGCGGCCACTGTGCTGGGCCCGTTCGAAAAACTGCGCAAGCTCGGGGTCGGTGTACTGGCGCAGATAGGCCTTGTAGCTGCCCAGACCGTTCTCGGCAAAATCGACCACCGCCTCGATATCGGTAAAAGCAACCCGGTTGTCCTTGTAGTAGCTGTAGCCCTGCTCAACCACCGGGGTCATGACAAAGATCGCCAGCATCAACGCGATAGCATTGAGGCTCATGTTCGAGGGCACCTGCTGCAAGCCCAGGGCGTTGCGCACGATGACAAAGACGATGGAAAACTTCAGGTAGCAGGTGCCGGCCGCGACCACGAAGGGCAACAACGAAGCGACGGCCAGCAGGGCAATCAGCGAAACATCATTCATCCTTGCCCCCGCCGCGCACCTGCTGCAGTTCCAGCGCTACCTGATCGCCCACATACACCAGCTCACCGCACCCCAGCCACTGCCCGTTGGCCCGCACCTGAACCTGTTGCAGTGCTTGTGGATCAAGGTTGAGCAGGCCTGCCTCAAGGCAACGGGCCAGTTCGGCAAAACTCAGGTCAACGGCCGGCAGGGAGAACTCAAGCGTTACTGGCAGCGTCGCCAACAACGGGCTTTGCCCCGTTTCTTCAGGGTCGCAAGTTACAATGGTGGTCATCTGGATACCTTGTTCAACAAAACCAAAGGGGCCGCCAAAGCGGCCATGCAAGCGCCAGTGCGGGGTAAAGTCGAGGATGCGCAGCAGATCCCCTGCCTGCGGCTCAGCGGCCGGTTGCCACTGGCTGAGCCCAAGCAACAGCTCAAGACCGGCCGGCAGTGCTGCCGCTTGCGCGCTGAGCGGATCAGGCGGCAGTAGTGCGGCCGGGACTTCGCTTAGCCAGAGTCGGCCCACGGCCGTTTCGCTCATCAGCAATGGCCAGGACGCGCAGTCACTGCCCGGTATCAAACGAATGTCGTCCAGTCGCTCGTAAGCCAACGCCGGCAACGGTGGCGGCAGCGGTTGAGCCAATGCCTTGAACAGTTGCACTACGTGCTGATCACTGCAGGGGCGTGACAACAGTCCGGGTAGCTGGGGGATACACAAGGCAAGCCAGTCGCTGGCAACGACCAGGCCAGACCACTGACCCTGCGCCGACTCGGCGCTGAACTGCAGGCAGGCGCGATCCTGGGGTGGGGCTTCAAGCTGCAGCTGCGGCTGATGGCGCAAAAGCCGACGCTGCACGCTGGATTGGCCATGAAGGTGGCGCAAGGCGAAGTGCTTCAACGACAGGATTCCACGTCGTCATCGTCTTCGTCAGGGTGCGCCTGCGACTCACCCTGCGGGTGTTCGCCGCCCTCCTCGGCCAAGCGCCAGGCCTGATGATCCAGGCGGGCGAAGGACTCGCGCAACGGCTCCAACAAGGCGGGATGACCCGGGGTAACCAGCAGGCCCTGGTGGCCTTCGGCGAGGGTGACCTGCAACATTCCACTGACCCGGCCATTGTTGAAGGGCACTTGCAGCCCCTCACCCGGCTTGCTTGCCGGCGCCAAGGTCATCGGTGCCGGCATTGGCGGTGGCAGTGCCACTGGAACAGGGGTTGAGACTGGCACTGAGACTGGAAGTGCTGCCGGCAACGGCGCAACCAATGGAGCCTGCAGGTTCAGCCCGGGCTCCCCCCGAGTGCCGACCAGTACAGCCATTGGCGCGCTGACATGCTCAACAGGTAACTCAGGCACTGCATTCGGCGCCTCAGCGCGCGCGGCCAGCACGGGCTGGCCCATCGCTAGCGCCGGTTGCACCACAGCATCGAGGGTGCCCGACTGTCTATGGGGCAGTCGACCTTCTGCGTTGGGCCGTGCACCCGATTGGCTTTTTACGTCTGTCTGCTGCCCCGGCGTCAGACTCAATGGCGCTTGCACCATCAACACCGACAAAGACTGCAGTAATCCCTCAGTCAGTTGCAGCGGCTCGACCTGCGCAACACATTCGTCCAGACACGCTTCGTCGTAGTCCAAAACATCCAGCGGCCGCCGGTAGTCGGTATTGATCAATCGTTCCATAGCAAGCTCCTGGCGCCTTGTTCTTCCAGTTCGTTGTCTTCGCGACGTTGTTCCTGCAGTTGCCGCTGACGCTGCAACTGCCGCAAATGGTGGCGATACTTGTCATGCCGGCGCTGAGCCGTACGCAGTTGCAGTTGTTGTTCTGCCTGGGTGCGCTGCAGTTGCTCTTGCTGCTGACTGATCTGCGCAAGCTCCAGGGTCATGACCTGGGCTTGGCGCCGCAGCAGAGCCTGACGCCGGAGCAGGTCGCGCAACTGTGCATAACTGAGGTGTTGACCCTCCTCTTCGATGCGCAGTTGCCGCAGCACTTCAAGCTGCTCAAGCAGACCGCTGCCTTGATCGTGCAGGGCCTGTAGTTGCCGGGTCGTACCCGACAGGCCTTGCTGCAGGGCCTGCACGCGGGTTTCGGCGAGCCGCAGCCAGGCCTGCCAGTCAGCTGAGCAGCGCATGCAGGCTTTGCTTGGCAAGTGCAGCGTCTACCGCCAAATCGGCGGGCTGACGCAACCACGCCTGCAAGGCATCACGGCTGTGCAGCGCCTGGTCGTTGAGCGGATCGCTGCCGGCACGGTACTCACCCAGTTCCAGTAACAGGCGCATGCCCTCGAGCCGGGCCAGCCGCTCCCGGGCCTGGCTGGCCAAGGCCAGGCTCGCGGCATCGCACACCTGCTGGGCAACCCGGCTGGTACTGCGCAGCACGTCAATGGCGGGGAAATGACCTTTGCCCGCCAGCTCACGACTCAAGTAGATGTGCCCATCGAGAATCGAACGGATTTCCTCGGCCAACGGGTCCGGCTCGTCATCACTTTCCAGCAGCACCGTATAGAACGCGGTAATGCTTCCCGTGGCCGTCACCCCGGGGCGCTCCAACAGGCGCGGCAAGGCTTCGAACACCGAAGCCGGATAGCCGCGCCGCGCGGGCGCCTCCCCTGCGGCCAGGGCCAGGTCGCGGCGTGCCCGGGCGTAGCGGCTCAAGGAGTCGATCAACAACACCACGCGCTGCCCGCGATCCCGGAAATACTCGGCAACGCTGGTGGCAACCAGCGCGGCATTGCAGCGATCGACCGCCGCACAGTCGGAACTGGCCTGGACCACCACGCTGCGTGCACAGCGTGGCGAGCTGCGCAAACGCTGGATGAACTCAGCCACTTCCCGGCCACGTTCGCCGATCAGGCCGATGACGAAGACCTCGGCATCGGTGTGCTCCACGAGGCTGTCGAGCAGCGATGTCTTGCCGGTGCCGGCGGCGGCAAAAATGCCCACGCGTTGGCCGACGCCACAGGTCAGCAGGCAGTCGATGACGCGAATTGCCGTATCCAGCCGCAGGCTTACCGCGCGCCGCTGGCTGTAGTGCGGCGGCGGGTTGTCCAGGCCGTAGCGATAGACCGGCTGATTCGCCGCCGGCGCCAGGCGTTCGACCACCTGCCCCCGCGCATCCAGCACCGTCCCCAGCAGATCGTCACCACAGTGCAACTGCAAGGGTGCTCCGGTTGCCATCACCAGCGATTGCCGGGACAACCCCTGGGGCTCACCCAGCAGGCTCAACAAGGCCACGTCGGCATTGAAGCCGATGACCTGGGCCCAGGCCCGTGGCAGTGCATCGCCCCAATGCGCATAGACCTCGCACAGCTCGCCGATCGCCACTGCCGGCAGGGCCACCTCCAGCAATGGCCCCACGCATCGCTGCGGGTGCGCGCCCTGACGGGTCAATTGTTCAAGCTTCATGCGCCCGCCAGTCCCTAGAGTGTCTTGATCACGTTGACCGAAATGTTTTCTGCAACTTCCGCGAACGACATCACGTCCAGTTCGCGGAAACGGCTGTCGATCAACTTCTTGATGTAGCGCCGCACATCCACCGAACACAGCACCACCAGGTCCTTGTGCGGGATGTACAGATCGACGAGGCCGGCGCCGACACGGTCGAGCAAGTCCTCGACCTGGGCGGGTTCGAGGTTGACGAAGTTACCGGCGGAGGTCTGGCGCACCGCTGAACGCACCACCTCCTCAAACTCGGCACCAAGCAACAGCACATTGAGCACATCCTGGCGGGCAAACTTGTTGCTGATGTAGCGGGCCTGCGCGGCGCGCACATGCTCGACCAGGGCCAGCGTGTCCTTCTCGCGCGAAGCCCAGTGCGCCAGGGTTTCCATCACCAGCTTCATGTTGCGCACCGAGATCCGCTCGCTGATCAGGCGCTGCAGCACTTCGCTGATTTTCTGCACGGTGACATAGCGATAGACTTCCTTGAGCAGGTCGGGGTACTGGCGCTCCAGCTCATCGAGCAGGCTTTTGGTTTCCTGCACCCCGAAAAACTCCTGGATATTGCGCGCCAGTACTACCGCCAGGCTGTGATACAGCTCGTGCTGTGCATCGCGCAGCGGGTACCCCAACGCGGCAACGGCTTCGCTGTGGCTGTGCGCAACCCACAGGCTCTGGACCTTGTTGCTGTCCTGTCCACGCTTGATCTCGAACCCCGAGTCCTGCAACTGTTCGCCAAAATCAAGCAAGCGGTGATGGTCGAAAAACAGGTCGAACTGATCGGCGCGCACTTCATTGATGAGGATGGTCACCTGATGCTCCGGCAAGGTCGGCGCTGCCCGCAGGTGCGGTTGGGCGATGCGCAGGCCGTAATCGAGAAAAAACTGGCTGCGCAGGTGCTCGGCAAAACGCGCCTGCTGCAATTCCTCCAAGCGTGGCGGCGGCACCAGCAAGAGCAACGCCAGGGTTTCGGTATTGAGCCTGTCGATATCCAACGGCGCTTGCGCGCCGCCATGGGCTGCGCCAGGCGTCAGGCCGCCGCCCTCGCCCGCGGCGGTTGACTGCCCGGCCTGTGCCCGGCGGTGGCGCCGCCAGAGCAGCGCAACGAGGGTGCATGCAATGAACACGAACACCGCCAACGGGAAACCTGGCAGCAAGCCCACGCCCAGGGCCAGCACGGCACTGACGCCCAGGACAAAGGGATTACCCGAGACCTGGCTGAGCATGTTGCGGCCCAGGTTCTGATCATCACCATTGACCCGGGTGACGATGAA encodes:
- a CDS encoding EscV/YscV/HrcV family type III secretion system export apparatus protein, yielding MILVNLWLARLAARPELLILALMVMIIAMLIIPLPTLLVDFLIGVNIVLSLLIFMGSFYIERILSYSTFPALLLLTTLFRLALSISTSRLILTQADAGEIIASFGEFVIGENLVVGFVIFSIVTIVQFIVITKGSERVAEVAARFSLDGMPGKQMSIDGDLKAGAIDAVQARAKRSELERESQLYGSFDGAMKFIKGDAIAGIVIIFVNFIGGMAIGVGQLGMDLSTALTTYTLLTIGDGLVAQIPALLIAIGAGFIVTRVNGDDQNLGRNMLSQVSGNPFVLGVSAVLALGVGLLPGFPLAVFVFIACTLVALLWRRHRRAQAGQSTAAGEGGGLTPGAAHGGAQAPLDIDRLNTETLALLLLVPPPRLEELQQARFAEHLRSQFFLDYGLRIAQPHLRAAPTLPEHQVTILINEVRADQFDLFFDHHRLLDFGEQLQDSGFEIKRGQDSNKVQSLWVAHSHSEAVAALGYPLRDAQHELYHSLAVVLARNIQEFFGVQETKSLLDELERQYPDLLKEVYRYVTVQKISEVLQRLISERISVRNMKLVMETLAHWASREKDTLALVEHVRAAQARYISNKFARQDVLNVLLLGAEFEEVVRSAVRQTSAGNFVNLEPAQVEDLLDRVGAGLVDLYIPHKDLVVLCSVDVRRYIKKLIDSRFRELDVMSFAEVAENISVNVIKTL